ATAATTGTATCATGTTGTACCTTATGATGTATTTGCATTTCATATTCCCATGTCATATTTTaagttcattttattaattatctgATTATAGATAGTTTATGTAAATGCAGTAACCTCTCTAATCATCCATAAGTATaagaaaagtaataaaaacaatgccatttaaatttattatgaaaacaaaaaataataccaCGCATGAGtacattatataattaaaacaatattgtattaattatttcttacttctttttaatcctagtattttaaatatttttttccaaacaATACACTACacataaatatcattttatattacttttaccaTTAAgagaaattttgtaatttttattttctatttattaaaacattttttaatctatcacatCAGTCAAATCCCTCACAAactttcacaaattttactttcaaatccacttcAATCACCtccaaatttcttaaaaaaataacacataatTTACTGTGAAATCCATCCACTTCCTCTCACTCAAATAATCTCCCTCAAGTGAACACACTTTTAGGCTTTCTTCACTAGAGTGAAAGGATTTGAGAAAGAGTGAATGAATAAAATTGAGGAGATTTAAGAGTAAAGTGTGTGCTGtttttttgaaatgatttaGAGGTGATTcataatgaatttgaaagtaaagtttctGAAAATTTGTGAGGAATTTGAATGATGTGATacattcaaaaaaatatttttatatatagaaaatgaaGATTACTAAGTTGctcttaataataatagtgtttcggtagatattttCGGAACTGAGAGACTAACCTTCTGACGTGTCTTCCTTGCTTCTGAATGTCTGGATCGCATGCCTTCCTTCAGTGtggaccgctcggtcttcaGTGTGGACCGCACGGTTGCCTTCTAGACAGAGGGGgagaggtacctgcaaagatactctaACGCTCAAGTTAAGCGTCTGTTGAAGGAATTGTTACTCACAAATGAATATTATGATAATTGAGTACACTAAATTACTATcctatattttaaaacacattgtTTTGCGTCTAATGAATTTAGatctttatattaataatatcattattgTGTGAagatttctcataattttttaaatatttgttcatagtccaattttttttttttaaactagtAGATatctatgttatttttatatttagtggccattaaatttttgttttattttcgtTGGGTAAAGGAGATATCAAGActttaaagtataatttattattttaaatactaattaaatgtaataaaaagtctgatattattaataatttaatgtgaaaagaaattaattaataaataaaaatattaaaggtataaataattaaatgtatttcaaaaatctattttcaatttgatattttttaaatttaaacattctttaatttaaaaatttttaattacaaaactatttaaaaaataaataacaactatttacaataaaattatagaaattacttatatttaatttaatgttaataataatcattttattatttctaattatcATAGAAAAGTTTGAACAGTGTTttcacaaataaataataataaagattcaaatttaaaatattgaattttaattagatatatatttataaatctatagctatatatataaatatataaagtgaatttattttattgtcattaattttttaattttatcctttaaatttttatatttttaaattaaaataattattatatgtgagTTTGatggttttaaatttaatttaatttgatttaataaatttttttaatctgtttaattttttatttattgaattgttaaatagattaaattcaacaatttttattttctatttatttttttcaaaattttgaaaacaataacGTAAAGTGACCtacttttttattgatttatgaaGAGTAAATAGgaataagaataatatatgTGCATTGAACAAGGAGCACATGAGAGAAATTAAAGTGATGAACTTTTTGTCATGTCAGCATACATTTAATTCTATTTGGTGCAAAATTAACAGAATGAAAAGGCAAATTTTACTATATGTTGAtcaaattgaaactttttttaaaacaatttaacatactatacaaaaaataatgacaaaaaaaaaggtaaattcTTCTAACAAATAATGGATTGAGAGGGaagattataaatttaaattaaattatattttatttaccttAACAAAGCGTTGGTGACCTATGCttgatatatttcatttttcattattattatttttttatttttctagaatACTTAGTATTGACTGTATACATGTTTATAtcagtaaaaaatatttttttaacgtgAATTAGAGtcatgtaatttatttatttatttaattatattattaatttaatatttgggCTGACAAAtaaaattgcattttttttctagCGTGGGTTTAGCGTACTATattgttcatattttatttagtgtcattttaaaattggtataatataatatgttttagatCACGCTTTTCTATGGCAGCTAAATACAAACATTCTTATAGTGTTCCAGCTTATTTTTGTTGTCACTTTAAGAAACAAATACAATTTGTGGAAAAGAAGAATTGTACAAACTAAGGACTAGTTTGTTGAAAGTGATAGAAGacttaaactaaataataaatatggtaCATGATTTAATATAACGTTGATATAAGATTTTTGTGTTGCACGCTATAATGTTATCTTATTcgttatgcaaaagacgaagtGAATTTCACTACTATCATTCAAAAATCTCTTTTTCCTTAACGAATAAAAGTTTGAATTGATGTTGAAAGTGTTATTAGATAATGTTATTAAATTCTTTAATAttctattaattatatttataagcttcattttttatcttttgactTCAAATAACTAACTTATATATCTAGTCCATGATCTAgttttgagttttttcttttcttttacagcAATATTTAGTGTTTTATTTAACATTCGACTTCGAGAGTATACAGCTAATTATAATCGTAATTCAAAATTTACCAACTAGAGTATCAGATTCATACAAAATAAggaatttttaaaactttttccttttataaagcTATCGTAAAAAATCTTTTATACCTTTCAAATCTCATCAAATTTTTCTAGCTTTTAAACTTTTCACACTATTATTCATGTTTAAATTTGTTAACCTATACCTACAGGTATTGGAGAAAAAGGTTAACAAAGAAACTGAACTATAGTAATTAAAAACAGTtcaaaaaagttaaacaaaCCGTTAAAAATCAAACACTAACCGTAATAAAACATGCTAAATAACCTTGtcaaagttaaaattttttgcTGAATAACAAATAGTGTTTACCATTTGAATTCTGTGATGAACCACTCTTCTTAAAGTTACCTTTTAGAATTTGTTGaccctttttaattatattatacatatttgtttgttttttatttttaattttcattctttttcaacatatataaatacatttagaaaatatttcacGAAAAAGACTAACTACCACTCTTAcccaatgaaaaaaaaagtcaaatgcGACTACCAAAAACCACTGGTCAACATTTAACCGCCAGATGCGACTTTTTAAAGCAAAACATAAGTTTTCGAAGTGCCTTTAGACCCATTGAACTGACCAAAGCAATCTAAGTTTGACTGGTACAACATTGTTTCTCTGATATCCTAAGTTAAAATGCTTCAAATCTAATGTTTCAAAAACCATTGTTTAAACACCATAGATCTCAATGGAAAACCACGTCACGTTTCTCCTTCTGTTCCTCTCCATCACCATTCTCTTACCAGCTGCTGCTCCTTCATCTTGTCCAATCAACTTCACCTACGTTCAAACCTTCCCTTGGAACACTTCAACTTGCACAAACACAACCAACAAACAACCTTGTTGCTCAACCCTCAAAACCATCTTCCACATAGGCCTCTCCCAATATCTCAAACAATCATTGTTTTTTCAACTTCCCAATGAAAACACTTCCTCCATTTGCTTATCAGATTTCCAAGAAAAACTCACAACCTTATCAATTCACCCATCTCTGGTCCCTTCTTGCTTCCCTAACCCCTCTCAGTTCGTCACAAACTCTTCCACATGTGCAGGTGTTGTGACTTCTCGAGATTGGGAACAGAAGGTGAACTCGGTTAGGCTTAGCCCGATGCAAACTTTATGCAAAGACCTTGACGACCAAACTAGCTGCAACAATTGCATAGCAGCAAGCTTGAAAGTGGCTCTTCAGCTTACTATTGATTACCCAAATGCCACTGAGACGGGTTGCTTTTCGTTTGCATCGCTGTATGCTGCAGCGGTTGTTAATCCAGAAGGCACAACTGATGTCACCACGATCGGTTGCATAATGGGTGTGCAACTTTCTAGTGAAGTGGCAAAAGGGTCATCAAATAAGAGAGGAAAAGTTCTGAAGGTGGTTTTTACGTTATTGGGTGCTGTTGTTGGGgttattattctttttgtgCTGATGGTGGTTATGTACAGGAAGTGGGAAAAGAGAAGGAAGGAAAATGTTTATCACAGGGAAATTGAAAACGGTATCAGGAACAGTGTTTTGACGAACACTGGTGCAAAATGGTTTCACATATCGGAGCTTGAACGTGCCACCAACAGATTTTCGAGGAGGAATAAGGTTGGTCAAGGTGGTGATGGGGTTGTGTACAAAGGGAAGCTTGCAGATGGCACTTTGATTGCGGTTAAGGAGAGTTTGAATTTGCAAAGTAAAGGGGATGAAGAGTTCTGCTATGAGGTGGATATCATAAGCAAAATAAAGCATAGGAACCTTCTTGCTCTTCGTGGTTGTTGCATTTCAAGTGATAATTTCAAAGGTAAGAGAAGGTTTCTGGTTTATGATTTCATGCCAAAT
This window of the Vigna angularis cultivar LongXiaoDou No.4 chromosome 7, ASM1680809v1, whole genome shotgun sequence genome carries:
- the LOC108337838 gene encoding probable receptor-like protein kinase At1g11050, with amino-acid sequence MENHVTFLLLFLSITILLPAAAPSSCPINFTYVQTFPWNTSTCTNTTNKQPCCSTLKTIFHIGLSQYLKQSLFFQLPNENTSSICLSDFQEKLTTLSIHPSLVPSCFPNPSQFVTNSSTCAGVVTSRDWEQKVNSVRLSPMQTLCKDLDDQTSCNNCIAASLKVALQLTIDYPNATETGCFSFASLYAAAVVNPEGTTDVTTIGCIMGVQLSSEVAKGSSNKRGKVLKVVFTLLGAVVGVIILFVLMVVMYRKWEKRRKENVYHREIENGIRNSVLTNTGAKWFHISELERATNRFSRRNKVGQGGDGVVYKGKLADGTLIAVKESLNLQSKGDEEFCYEVDIISKIKHRNLLALRGCCISSDNFKGKRRFLVYDFMPNGNLSYQLSLGGLTWPQRKNVILDVAKGLAYLHYEIKPPVYHRDIKATNILLDSKMNAKLADFGLAMQGSEDQSPLTTRVAGTYGYVAPEYALYGKLTEKSDVYSFGIVILEIMSGRKVLDTLNSSADAITDWVWTLAESGKMMEIFDESIREGPGKIMERFVHVGMLCAHAMAALRPTIAEALKMLEGDTDVPKLPDRPVPLGHASFQSSLLHGLQGSGRSMQHVSSYS